Proteins found in one Nostoc sp. NIES-3756 genomic segment:
- a CDS encoding 5'-nucleotidase, lipoprotein e(P4) family, giving the protein MYHQYFKFVTFSTLLTSSLLLLGLKQDTAEFTNAQINEQSILAINWVQQSGEYQALTYQAFNIAKIVFDQAKAKKITQPAIIVDIDETVLDNSAYQAGLVDTNNSYELSTWNKWVAVARAKTVPGAAKFVNYVNDNGGKVFFISDRDKSSNKDRNNNDLEIATINNLKVNGFKGANSKTVLLKGEFTKIIDGKESTSKQWRREAVENGQVDGKKYTIVALMGDNLNDFDHKTGVTNQERRSYVEKHSSYYGILDSIPNNKIFEPAYIALPNPMYGNWETGLYKPQAGQKPSQKNQQRKQSLIRWLPDK; this is encoded by the coding sequence ATGTATCACCAATATTTTAAATTTGTTACATTTTCTACACTCTTAACATCAAGCTTACTTCTATTAGGGCTTAAACAAGATACAGCAGAATTTACTAACGCACAGATTAATGAACAGTCTATATTAGCAATTAATTGGGTACAACAATCTGGTGAGTATCAAGCCCTTACTTACCAAGCTTTTAATATAGCTAAAATCGTTTTTGATCAAGCCAAAGCTAAAAAAATAACTCAACCAGCCATTATTGTTGATATTGATGAAACAGTTCTTGATAATAGTGCTTATCAGGCTGGTTTAGTTGATACTAATAATAGTTATGAACTCTCAACATGGAACAAATGGGTAGCAGTAGCTAGAGCTAAGACGGTTCCTGGTGCAGCTAAATTTGTCAATTATGTTAACGATAATGGTGGTAAAGTCTTTTTCATTTCTGACCGAGATAAAAGCAGTAATAAAGATAGAAATAATAATGATTTAGAAATAGCAACAATAAATAATTTGAAAGTAAATGGTTTTAAAGGCGCTAATAGTAAAACAGTTTTACTAAAAGGCGAGTTTACCAAAATTATCGATGGGAAAGAAAGTACGTCAAAACAATGGCGGCGCGAAGCAGTAGAAAATGGTCAAGTCGATGGTAAAAAATATACCATAGTGGCTCTAATGGGTGATAATCTTAATGATTTTGACCACAAAACGGGTGTTACTAATCAGGAACGTCGTAGTTACGTAGAGAAACATTCTAGTTACTATGGAATCCTTGATTCTATTCCTAATAATAAAATTTTCGAGCCTGCATATATTGCCCTACCTAATCCCATGTATGGTAACTGGGAGACAGGACTATATAAACCTCAAGCTGGCCAAAAACCATCACAAAAAAATCAGCAGCGCAAGCAATCTTTAATTCGTTGGCTACCTGATAAATAA
- a CDS encoding NAD-dependent succinate-semialdehyde dehydrogenase: MAIATINPATGETLKTFEPLNDAEIAAKLDLADQAFEKYRHTSFAERARALQAAADILEQEKADFAKLMTLEMGKPYKAAIGEVEKCAVVCRYYSENAANFLADVSVKTDASHSFVRYQPLGIILAVMPWNFPFWQVFRFAAPALMAGNVGLLKHASNVPQCALAIEDIILRAGFPEGVFQTLLIGAAKVADVIADERVKAATLTGSEPAGASLATAAGKQLKKTVLELGGSDPFIVMASADLAAAAATATTARMLNNGQSCIAAKRFIVAEAIADQFEKLLLEKFTALKIGDPLHLDTDLGPLATPDILQDLDQQVQTAVKSGGKVLTGGYPLSDRPGNFYPATIIIDIPIDAPIAQEEFFGPVALLFRVPNLDAAIKLANATPFGLGASAWTNNDQERDRLISEIEAGAVFINGLVKSDPRLPFGGIKRSGYGRELSIQGIHEFVNIKTVWVK; this comes from the coding sequence ATGGCGATCGCCACGATCAATCCCGCAACTGGGGAGACGCTCAAAACCTTTGAGCCGCTCAACGATGCAGAAATTGCCGCTAAATTAGATTTGGCAGACCAAGCTTTTGAAAAGTACCGTCATACAAGTTTTGCCGAGCGCGCCAGGGCTTTGCAAGCAGCAGCAGATATCTTAGAGCAAGAAAAAGCTGACTTTGCTAAGTTAATGACTTTGGAAATGGGCAAGCCTTATAAAGCAGCAATTGGCGAAGTCGAAAAATGTGCGGTTGTCTGCCGTTACTATTCAGAAAATGCCGCCAATTTCTTAGCTGATGTCAGTGTAAAAACGGATGCTAGTCATAGCTTTGTCCGCTATCAACCTTTAGGTATTATTCTTGCGGTCATGCCGTGGAATTTTCCCTTTTGGCAAGTGTTCCGCTTTGCTGCACCTGCACTCATGGCGGGGAATGTGGGCTTACTCAAGCACGCATCGAATGTACCTCAGTGCGCTTTAGCTATCGAAGATATTATCCTCCGGGCGGGTTTTCCTGAAGGTGTGTTTCAAACTCTGTTAATTGGGGCGGCGAAAGTTGCCGATGTCATCGCTGATGAGCGAGTCAAAGCTGCTACCTTAACCGGAAGCGAACCAGCTGGTGCTTCTCTGGCGACGGCGGCTGGGAAACAACTTAAAAAAACCGTGTTGGAATTGGGGGGAAGTGACCCATTTATCGTGATGGCAAGTGCTGATTTAGCAGCCGCAGCCGCGACAGCGACAACAGCACGGATGTTAAATAATGGGCAATCTTGTATTGCTGCCAAACGCTTTATCGTAGCAGAAGCGATCGCCGATCAATTTGAAAAACTGCTGTTGGAGAAATTCACAGCCCTAAAAATTGGCGACCCCTTGCATCTCGACACTGATTTAGGGCCATTAGCTACCCCCGACATCCTCCAAGACCTAGACCAACAAGTACAAACTGCCGTGAAAAGTGGTGGTAAAGTCTTGACTGGCGGCTATCCTTTAAGTGATCGTCCTGGCAACTTTTACCCCGCGACAATTATCATAGATATCCCCATTGACGCGCCTATTGCCCAAGAGGAATTTTTTGGCCCAGTAGCGTTGTTATTTCGAGTGCCAAATTTGGATGCTGCGATTAAACTAGCTAATGCTACACCCTTTGGCTTAGGTGCGAGTGCTTGGACAAATAACGACCAAGAACGCGATCGCTTAATTTCAGAAATCGAGGCCGGCGCAGTATTTATTAATGGTTTAGTTAAATCCGACCCCCGACTACCGTTTGGGGGCATAAAACGTTCTGGGTACGGCCGAGAATTAAGTATTCAAGGCATACACGAGTTCGTCAACATTAAAACTGTTTGGGTGAAGTGA
- a CDS encoding acetolactate synthase large subunit — translation MNTAELLVKCLENEGVEYVFGLPGEENLHVLEALKHSSIKFITTRHEQGAAFMADVYGRLTGKAGVCLSTLGPGATNLMTGVADANLDGAPLVAITGQVGTDRMHIESHQYLDLVAMFAPVTKWNKQIVRPSITPEVVRKAFKRSQTEKPGAVHIDLPENIAAMPVEGKPLQKDNIQKTYASFASIRAAAAAISQAVNPLILVGNGAIRANASDAVTQFATQMNIPVANTFMGKGVIPYTHPLALWSVGLQQRDFITCGFDNTDLVIAIGYDLIEFSPKKWNPEGKIPIVHIGADAAEIDSSYIPKVEVIGDISDSLVEILKVADRQGKPNPYAISLRGNIRADYEQYANDDGYPIKPQKLIYDLRQVMGPDDIVISDVGAHKMWIARHYHCHSPNTCIISNGFAAMGIAIPGALAAKLVYPNRKVVAATGDGGFMMNCQELETALRVGTPFVTLIFNDGGYGLIEWKQENHFGKGHSSFVHFGNPDFVKLAESMGLKGYRVESALDLIPVLKEALAQDVPAVIDCPVDYRENSRFTQKAGELNCSV, via the coding sequence ATGAATACAGCAGAATTATTAGTCAAGTGTTTAGAAAATGAGGGTGTTGAATATGTTTTTGGTCTTCCTGGCGAAGAAAACTTACACGTTTTAGAAGCGCTTAAACATTCATCTATAAAATTTATCACAACTCGGCATGAACAGGGTGCAGCTTTCATGGCAGATGTTTACGGACGTTTGACTGGGAAAGCTGGCGTGTGTCTTTCTACCTTGGGGCCTGGGGCGACTAATTTAATGACTGGGGTAGCAGATGCTAACTTAGATGGTGCGCCTTTAGTAGCTATTACTGGGCAAGTGGGAACAGATAGAATGCACATCGAATCCCATCAATATTTAGATTTGGTAGCGATGTTTGCCCCGGTAACTAAGTGGAATAAACAGATTGTTCGGCCTAGTATTACACCGGAAGTCGTGCGCAAAGCCTTCAAGCGATCGCAAACTGAAAAACCAGGTGCAGTTCACATCGATTTACCAGAAAATATTGCCGCCATGCCCGTAGAGGGCAAACCTTTACAGAAAGATAATATCCAGAAAACCTACGCTTCATTCGCCAGTATTCGCGCTGCCGCCGCCGCTATTTCTCAAGCAGTTAATCCCTTAATCTTAGTAGGCAATGGGGCAATTAGGGCTAACGCTAGTGATGCTGTGACCCAATTTGCCACCCAAATGAACATACCAGTTGCTAATACTTTCATGGGTAAAGGTGTGATTCCCTACACCCATCCCTTGGCTTTATGGTCGGTAGGATTGCAACAACGAGATTTTATAACTTGTGGCTTTGATAATACCGATTTAGTAATTGCGATCGGCTATGATTTAATTGAATTTTCACCTAAAAAATGGAATCCAGAAGGTAAAATTCCTATTGTACATATTGGGGCAGACGCTGCGGAAATTGATAGTAGTTATATCCCCAAAGTGGAAGTAATAGGAGATATTTCTGACTCCTTAGTAGAAATATTGAAAGTAGCAGATAGGCAAGGTAAACCTAATCCTTATGCTATTAGCTTAAGGGGAAATATTCGTGCAGATTACGAACAATATGCCAACGATGATGGTTATCCTATTAAACCGCAAAAATTAATTTATGACTTACGGCAGGTAATGGGGCCAGATGATATTGTTATTTCTGATGTGGGCGCTCATAAAATGTGGATAGCCCGTCATTATCATTGTCATAGCCCTAATACCTGTATTATTTCTAATGGATTTGCGGCAATGGGTATTGCTATTCCTGGTGCTTTGGCTGCAAAACTCGTATATCCTAACCGAAAAGTAGTAGCGGCTACTGGTGACGGTGGCTTTATGATGAATTGCCAGGAATTAGAAACAGCTTTACGAGTTGGTACACCATTTGTCACATTAATTTTCAATGATGGTGGCTATGGTTTAATTGAATGGAAACAAGAAAATCATTTTGGTAAAGGTCACTCATCTTTTGTCCATTTTGGCAATCCAGATTTTGTTAAATTAGCCGAAAGTATGGGTTTAAAAGGTTATAGAGTTGAATCAGCTTTAGATTTAATTCCTGTACTTAAAGAAGCCCTAGCGCAAGATGTACCAGCTGTCATCGATTGTCCTGTAGATTATCGAGAAAATAGCCGCTTTACACAAAAAGCTGGTGAGTTAAATTGTTCTGTGTAG
- the nuoB gene encoding NADH-quinone oxidoreductase subunit NuoB, with amino-acid sequence MINTIINPAERPEVTQNLSENFILTTVDDLYNWAKMSSLYPLMFGTACCFMEFMAAYASRFDMERYGMIPRATPRQADLMITAGTITMKYAPNLVRLYEQMPEPKYVIAMGACTITGGMFSVDSPSAVRGVDKLIPVDVYIPGCPPRPEAVIDAIIKLRKKIANESIQELQQAPQTHRYYSTTHRMKVVDPSLDGQYLRSSKRDVPPPELTAATGLPLVNNQESTVISR; translated from the coding sequence ATGATTAATACAATTATCAATCCGGCTGAACGTCCCGAAGTAACTCAAAATTTATCAGAGAACTTCATTCTAACTACAGTAGATGACCTTTATAACTGGGCGAAAATGTCCAGTTTGTATCCATTGATGTTTGGTACAGCTTGCTGTTTCATGGAGTTTATGGCGGCTTATGCGTCTCGCTTTGATATGGAACGCTATGGTATGATTCCGCGCGCTACACCACGCCAAGCAGACTTAATGATTACCGCAGGCACAATTACCATGAAATATGCGCCAAATCTGGTACGCCTCTATGAACAAATGCCAGAACCTAAGTATGTGATTGCAATGGGCGCTTGTACAATTACTGGGGGAATGTTTAGTGTTGATTCTCCCTCGGCTGTGCGTGGTGTAGATAAGTTAATTCCAGTTGATGTATATATTCCTGGTTGCCCACCTAGACCAGAAGCAGTTATCGATGCCATCATTAAACTACGCAAGAAAATAGCTAACGAGAGTATCCAAGAATTACAACAAGCACCACAAACTCATCGTTATTACAGTACTACACATAGAATGAAGGTAGTTGACCCAAGTTTGGATGGGCAATACCTCAGAAGTTCAAAGCGTGATGTTCCGCCGCCAGAACTCACAGCAGCAACAGGTTTACCATTGGTTAATAATCAAGAGTCAACAGTCATTAGTCGATAG
- a CDS encoding cytochrome P450, whose amino-acid sequence MITLQNNSANEAAIKLPDGSSRFKWLQILKVILRPIETLEEIEQRYGDIFTSDLGVFPTQIIISNPQAIQELFTADAQLFDSGSGNFIIQPLVGTNSLILLDGDRHLQQRKLLMPSFHGERMRAYGQTIRNITEEVTSRWAIGKQFTARPYMQDISLQVILRTVFGLKEGERYQQIKQVLVEMLDSFNTPISVIFLFFKSLQRDLGPLTPWGRFIRRRQQLDELLYQEIRERRQKSEANGEDILSLLLSARDENGQPMTDVELRDELMTMLFAGHETTAIALSWALYWIHYVPEVCEKLLQELNSIDVANADPMAITQLPYLNAVCSETLRITPVAFFTFPRVLKQPMKFMGYNLPKGMMIAPCVHLTHHRSDIYPEPKRFKPERFLERQFSPYEFIPFGGGNRRCLGMAFALFEMKLVLATILSQYSLELLDKVPLKPVRRGIVFAPPGGVHLMVKDKSSFG is encoded by the coding sequence ATGATTACCTTACAGAACAACTCAGCAAATGAAGCTGCTATCAAATTACCGGATGGAAGCAGTCGCTTTAAATGGCTACAAATTCTTAAAGTTATTTTACGACCTATCGAAACTTTAGAAGAGATAGAACAGCGCTATGGTGATATATTCACTTCTGATTTAGGTGTGTTTCCTACACAAATAATTATTAGTAATCCTCAGGCTATTCAAGAACTTTTTACGGCTGATGCTCAGTTATTTGATTCAGGTTCAGGAAATTTTATAATTCAACCCTTGGTAGGTACTAACTCATTAATTTTGTTAGATGGCGATCGCCACTTGCAACAGCGTAAACTATTAATGCCTTCGTTTCATGGCGAAAGGATGCGGGCTTATGGTCAAACCATCCGTAATATTACTGAAGAAGTCACTAGTCGGTGGGCTATTGGTAAACAGTTTACTGCCCGTCCCTATATGCAGGATATATCTCTGCAAGTAATTTTACGTACAGTATTTGGCTTAAAGGAAGGGGAACGTTACCAACAAATTAAGCAAGTCTTGGTGGAAATGTTGGATTCCTTTAATACACCCATCAGTGTTATTTTCCTATTCTTTAAATCATTACAACGCGATTTAGGGCCTTTGACTCCTTGGGGTAGATTTATCCGCCGCAGACAGCAACTTGATGAACTCCTCTATCAAGAAATTCGGGAACGCCGTCAAAAATCAGAGGCTAATGGTGAAGATATCCTCAGCTTGCTATTATCAGCGCGTGATGAAAATGGTCAACCCATGACTGATGTAGAGTTACGCGATGAGTTGATGACTATGCTGTTTGCTGGACATGAAACAACTGCGATCGCTCTATCATGGGCATTATATTGGATTCATTATGTTCCCGAAGTCTGCGAGAAGTTACTGCAAGAACTCAATTCTATTGATGTAGCCAATGCAGATCCAATGGCAATTACTCAATTACCTTACTTGAATGCTGTCTGTTCAGAAACATTGAGAATTACACCTGTAGCCTTCTTTACCTTCCCGCGTGTTCTCAAACAACCTATGAAATTCATGGGTTACAACTTACCAAAAGGGATGATGATTGCACCTTGTGTACATTTAACTCATCATCGCTCAGATATTTATCCAGAACCTAAACGTTTTAAGCCAGAACGGTTCCTTGAACGTCAATTTTCTCCTTATGAATTTATCCCCTTTGGTGGTGGTAATCGTCGCTGTTTAGGTATGGCATTTGCTTTATTTGAAATGAAGTTAGTATTAGCTACTATCCTCTCCCAATACTCACTGGAATTATTAGATAAAGTACCGCTTAAACCTGTGCGTCGAGGAATAGTATTTGCCCCACCCGGTGGTGTGCATTTGATGGTTAAGGACAAGTCTTCTTTTGGTTAA
- a CDS encoding 4-hydroxybenzoate solanesyltransferase, producing MLESNQEPVWLTIFRLLRWHKPEGRLILMIPALWAVFLAAAGKPPLPLVGVIILGTLATSAAGCVVNDLWDKDIDPQVERTRDRPLAARTLSIKVGIAVGIIALFCAAILAYYLNPLSFWLSVAAVPVILLYPGAKRVFPVPQLVLSIAWGFAVLISWSAVTQNISQPTWLLWGATLLWTLGFDTVYAMSDREDDRRIGVNSSALFFGDYAPLAIGIFFVGTIICLAWLGVSIHLHLAFWITLAIATIGWIWQFVRLRQPELPNPAYSEMFRQNVWLGFILLAGMIVGSF from the coding sequence ATGTTAGAAAGCAACCAAGAACCAGTGTGGCTAACAATTTTCCGTCTTTTGCGATGGCATAAACCGGAAGGACGCTTAATTCTTATGATACCTGCCCTTTGGGCTGTGTTTTTGGCAGCCGCAGGTAAACCGCCTTTACCTTTAGTGGGTGTAATTATTTTAGGTACTTTAGCTACTAGTGCGGCTGGATGTGTGGTAAATGATTTGTGGGATAAGGATATTGATCCACAAGTAGAGAGAACCCGCGATCGCCCTTTAGCAGCTCGAACCCTCTCCATAAAAGTTGGTATTGCTGTTGGTATTATAGCTTTATTTTGTGCAGCTATACTGGCTTATTACCTTAACCCCCTAAGTTTTTGGTTATCAGTGGCAGCTGTGCCGGTGATATTGCTTTATCCGGGTGCGAAACGGGTGTTTCCTGTGCCGCAATTGGTACTGTCTATCGCCTGGGGTTTTGCGGTGTTAATTAGCTGGAGTGCAGTCACACAGAACATATCTCAACCCACTTGGCTATTGTGGGGTGCTACCTTACTTTGGACATTGGGATTTGATACAGTTTACGCCATGAGCGATCGCGAAGATGATCGGCGCATTGGTGTTAATTCCAGTGCTTTATTTTTTGGTGATTACGCACCTTTAGCTATTGGTATTTTCTTTGTAGGTACAATTATTTGCCTGGCTTGGTTAGGTGTTTCCATCCATCTACATCTGGCATTTTGGATTACTTTAGCAATTGCCACAATTGGCTGGATTTGGCAGTTTGTCCGTTTAAGACAACCAGAATTACCTAATCCTGCCTATAGTGAAATGTTCCGGCAAAATGTTTGGCTTGGTTTTATTTTACTGGCTGGGATGATAGTGGGGTCTTTTTAA
- a CDS encoding Ppx/GppA phosphatase family protein, with protein sequence MVNLVSSSWESVSTQPVQQHRIIAAIDMGTNSLHMVVVKIDPTLPAFSIISREKETVRLGDRNITTGELKPEVMAKAIATLRRFQEAAKIANAETLIAVATSAVREAPNGKDFLHQIETELGLSVDLISGQEEARRIYLGVLSGMEFHNQPHLIIDIGGGSTELILGDSQEPRTLTSTKVGAVRLTTELITTDPISHIEFQYLQAYARGMLERSVEEVLANLNFGESPRLIGTSGTIETIAMIHAREKLGTVPSTLNGYQFTLTDLREWVNRLRRMTNAERSAIPGMPEKRSEVILAGAIILQEAMTLLGVQSLTACSRALREGVIVDWMLSNGLIEDRLRFQSSIRQRSVLKQASKYQVNLAYSDRVATFALSLFDQTQGLLHHWGSNERRLLWAAAILHNCGHHISHSSHHKHSYYLIRNSELLGYNETEIDIIANIARYHRKSPPKKKHDNFRNLLSKEHRQVVCQLSAILRLAVALDRRQIGAISGIRCDYYPQFQQFNLLIYPSRPDDDCDLELWSLDFKKGVFEAEFGVKLVTHLERNLLPQYS encoded by the coding sequence ATGGTGAATTTAGTTTCATCAAGCTGGGAGAGTGTCAGCACTCAACCAGTCCAGCAACACCGGATTATTGCTGCCATTGATATGGGAACCAATTCCCTACACATGGTAGTAGTAAAAATTGACCCAACACTACCAGCTTTTAGCATTATTTCCCGAGAAAAGGAAACTGTGCGGTTGGGCGATCGCAATATTACCACTGGTGAATTAAAACCAGAAGTGATGGCAAAAGCGATCGCTACTTTAAGACGCTTCCAAGAAGCCGCTAAAATTGCCAATGCGGAAACCCTAATTGCCGTGGCGACTAGTGCAGTGCGGGAAGCCCCCAACGGTAAAGATTTTCTCCATCAGATAGAAACCGAGTTGGGTTTAAGCGTTGACTTAATTTCTGGTCAAGAAGAAGCGCGACGCATCTACCTGGGTGTGCTGTCGGGGATGGAATTTCACAACCAGCCGCACCTAATTATCGACATTGGCGGCGGTTCAACGGAATTAATTCTCGGTGACTCACAAGAACCACGTACTTTAACCAGCACAAAAGTAGGTGCTGTGCGCCTCACCACCGAGTTAATCACTACAGACCCCATCAGCCATATTGAATTTCAATACCTGCAAGCCTACGCGCGGGGAATGCTAGAACGTTCCGTGGAAGAAGTCTTAGCAAACCTCAATTTTGGCGAATCTCCCCGCTTAATCGGCACATCTGGCACGATTGAAACCATAGCCATGATTCATGCGCGGGAAAAACTAGGGACAGTACCCTCCACCCTCAACGGCTATCAATTCACCCTAACAGACCTGAGAGAGTGGGTAAATCGCCTGCGGAGAATGACTAACGCCGAAAGATCCGCCATCCCTGGTATGCCGGAAAAACGGTCGGAAGTTATACTTGCAGGGGCTATCATCTTGCAAGAAGCAATGACACTTTTGGGTGTGCAGTCATTAACAGCTTGCAGTCGTGCATTACGGGAAGGCGTAATCGTTGACTGGATGTTAAGCAATGGCTTAATTGAAGATAGATTGCGGTTTCAAAGTTCGATCCGCCAGCGTAGCGTTCTTAAGCAGGCAAGCAAGTATCAAGTTAACTTAGCATATAGCGATCGCGTTGCCACCTTCGCCCTAAGTTTATTTGACCAAACCCAAGGCTTATTACACCATTGGGGAAGTAACGAAAGACGATTACTATGGGCAGCAGCAATTTTACACAACTGCGGTCATCATATTAGCCATTCATCACACCACAAACACTCATACTATCTCATTCGTAATAGTGAATTACTTGGTTATAACGAAACGGAGATAGACATTATTGCGAATATAGCGCGTTATCATCGCAAATCACCGCCAAAGAAGAAGCATGATAACTTCCGTAACTTGTTGAGTAAAGAACATCGGCAAGTAGTATGTCAACTTAGTGCAATCTTAAGATTGGCGGTAGCATTAGATAGAAGACAAATTGGTGCGATATCTGGAATTAGATGTGATTATTATCCGCAATTCCAGCAGTTCAATTTGTTAATTTATCCATCACGACCAGATGATGATTGTGATTTAGAACTCTGGAGTTTAGATTTCAAAAAAGGAGTATTTGAAGCCGAGTTTGGCGTGAAATTAGTCACACATTTAGAAAGAAATTTGCTACCTCAATACTCCTGA
- a CDS encoding type II toxin-antitoxin system VapC family toxin — MSFWVLDTDHVSLFQRQHPNVVQRVNQTNPQDIAITIVTVEEQLRGRLNIIRKAESSEILLTAYTRLLTNLNFFQSINVVNFNHDALNHYQALINQRIRIGTQDLRIAAITLSVHGVLVTRNRKDFAKVPNLQLEDWTI; from the coding sequence GTGAGTTTTTGGGTACTTGATACAGATCATGTTTCTCTTTTTCAACGGCAACATCCTAATGTAGTTCAGCGTGTTAATCAAACTAATCCTCAAGACATTGCTATTACTATAGTTACAGTTGAAGAACAGCTAAGAGGTAGATTGAATATTATTAGAAAAGCTGAGTCATCAGAAATATTACTAACAGCTTATACAAGATTACTGACTAATTTGAATTTTTTCCAAAGCATCAATGTGGTGAATTTTAATCACGATGCACTCAATCATTATCAAGCACTGATAAATCAAAGAATTCGTATAGGTACACAAGATTTACGTATTGCAGCCATTACTTTGTCTGTACATGGTGTTTTAGTAACACGCAATCGTAAGGATTTTGCCAAAGTTCCTAATTTGCAACTAGAAGATTGGACAATATAA